The Enterobacter asburiae genomic sequence CCCGTAAAGGGCGCGCCTGGCTGATCGTTCTGGAGAATCGCCAGCAGGTTGAAGCGCTTGCGCCGCGCTTCTCGGCGATGAAGCCAGGCGAGCATAAGGTGTGCGTTACGGCGCGCGGTGAGGGGGAATATGATTTTGTCAGCCGCTTTTTCTCACCGGGCGTTTCCGTCCCGGAGGACCCGGTCACCGGCTCTGCGCACACCATGCTGATCCCTTACTGGAGCGAAAAGCTGGGCAAAACGACGATGTTTGCCCGTCAGGTTTCAGCGCGCGGCGGCGACGTACGCTGCGAGCTGAAAGGTTCGCGCGTGCTGATGAGCGGGCAGGCCACGCTTTATCTGAAAGGCACAGTTTTTCTGCGCTAAAAACCCATAACAAGAGAGGAAGAGACAATGCAGGAAATTGATTTTTATCTGGTGGATGCCTTCAGCGATAAAACCTTTGGCGGCAACGCCGCAGCGGTATGTCCTCTGGAAGAGTGGCTGCCGGACGAAACGCTGCTCAAAATGGCGCAGCAGCATAACCAGTCTGAGACCGCCTTTTTCGTACGCACCGACGGCGGGTTTGAGCTGCGCTGGTTCACCACGCTGGATGAAATTAACCTCTGCGGTCACGCTACGCTTGCCGCATCGCACGTCATTTTCGAATACCTTGATTATCCGCATACCGAAATTACCTTCACCACCCGCTTTGTGGGCGAGCTGACCGTCAAACGCAGCGGCGACTGGCTGACGCTGAACTTCCCCGCGTGGTCGACGGAGGTTGTGGAGAACCCACCTGAAGCGCTGTTTAGCGCGCTGGGCATCACGGCGGCAAAAGAGGTGCGCGTCGGACGCGATTACATGGTGGTGCTGGAGAGCCAGCAGCAGGTTGAAGCGTTAACGCCGGATATCGGGGCCATGCTTCCGCTGGATAAAATGGTCTGCGTGACGGCGCCGGGAGAAGAATATGACTTCGTCAGCCGCTTCTTCTGCCCGGGCGAAGGGGTGCCGGAAGATCCGGTTACCGGATCCGCCCACAGCATGCTGATCCCTTACTGGAGCGAAAAGCTGGGCAAAACGTCGCTCAATGCCCGCCAGGTGTCATACCGTGGCGGGGATCTGCGCTGCGAGCTGAAGGGCGACCGCGTGCTGATTGGCGGCCAGGCGACACTGTATATGAAAGGGCGAATCTTCCTGCGCTAGCTGAGTGACGTGCTATAAGTTAATACTATGAACCACCCCGGCAGGCCTGAGCTATGTTGATATAAAAACAGCAAGGAGCCTGCCATGTATTCCATTACCTCTGAATCTGCACGTCATCCGGACATTCTCAACCTGATCGCGGCGCTTGACCGCTATCAGAGCGAGCTCTATCCCGCCGAAAGCAATCATCTTCTCGACCTGTCCGCGCTGCCGGAAGCTTCGCTGATCCTGATGGTCATTCGTGACCAGCAGCTGCACGCCGTGGGCTGCGGAGCCATTGTGCTCAACGGTGATGGAACGGGGGAGATGAAGCGGGTCTATATCGATCCAGCCCATCGCGGGCAGCATCTCGGCGAGACGCTGCTGGCCGCCCTGGAAGATGAAGCCCTGAGCCGCCATTGCCACACGGTAAGGCTGGAGACGGGCATCAAACAGCGCGCCGCGGTTCGTCTGTATGAGCAGTGCGGGTACGATTTGCGTCCAGCATTTGCCCCGTACGCTGAGGACCCGCTCAGCCTGTTTATGGAGAAGGCGCTGGTTGAAGACGTTCGTTTAGCAGCGCTATAAAGGCTTCCAGCTGGCGGGTCATTGCCCCGCGTCGCCACACCAGCCAGGTCGTGAGCCAGCGCCAGTTTTCCGCCAGCGGCCAGGCTTCAACCTGATGATGTCCCGGCATACTCTCCAGCATTGAGCGCGGCATCAGCGCGATGCCCGCGCCCGCAATGACGCAGGCGAGCATGCCGTGATAGGACTCCATCTCATGAATGCGGCCGGGCGTGGCTCTGTCCGCATGAAACCAGCTTTCCAGATGTCGACGGTACGAGCAGTTCGCGCGAAAAGCGTAAACGTCGCTGCCGCTGACCTGTGTAGCGCGCGTCACCTCCGCATGCCCGGCAGGCGTGACCAGCATCATCTCTTCCCTGTAGACCGGCATGCCCTCCAGCTCCGGGTGCGACAGCGGTCCGTCGACAAAGGCGGCGCTTAGCGTTCCCTCCTGTACGCCATCAATCATCGTCCCGGAAGGCCCGGTAGAAAGGGCAAACTGAATGCGCGGATAGCGCTGGTTAAACTGCGCCAGCGTTTCGGGAATGCGCACCGCGGCGGTGCTTTCCAGCGCGCCGAGGGCAAATAACCCCTGCGGCTCATCACCCGCGACGACCATGCGCGCTTCATCCACCAGGGCGAGGATCTGCCTGCTGTAGCGCAGGAAGTTATGCCCGGCGGGGGATAAGCGCAAACGCTGATTCTCACGAATAAACAGCTCAACGCCAAGATCGGCTTCCAGCTGGCGGATGCGGGTCGTCAGGTTGGACGGCACGCGATGCACCTTCTGCGCCGCCTGGGTGATACTGCCCGTCAGCGCGACGGCGTTAAACATTTCAAGCTGGGTTAAGTCCATAGCATTCTCGTTTCGTGAATAAGGTGGTTAGTATTATTCATTTTTAAGAAATAGCAGAGTGAGCCACAATCAATCAACCGAAATGCGTGGAGAACATCATGAAATATTCATCTGCTACACATGCCCTGTCCGTTAACCCGGCAACGGGGGAAACCCTCGGTGCCTTCGCCTGGGCGGCGCCGGAAGAGGTTGAACGCGCGATTTCTCAGTCTGACGCGGGGTATCACCAGTGGCGACGCGAAAGCGTGTCCCACCGGGCGCAGAAGCTGCGGGATCTCGGCGCAGCGCTGCGAAACCGCGCAGAAGAGATGGCGCAGACCATCTCCCGTGAAATGGGAAAACCCATCCTGCAGGCGCGGGCGGAAGTGACAAAATCCGCCGGTCTGTGTGACTGGTATGCCGAGCATGGCCCGGCGATGCTGCGTGCGGAACCCACGCTGGTGGAAAACCATAACGCGGTCATTGAATACCGTCCGCTGGGGCCTATTCTCGCGGTAATGCCATGGAACTTCCCGCTCTGGCAGGTGCTGCGCGGCGCGGTGCCCATTCTGCTGGCAGGTAACAGCTATCTGCTGAAACATGCGCCAAACGTGCTCGGTTCTGCGGATCTTATTGCGCAGATCTTTGCGGATGCCGGTTTCCCTGAAGGCGTATTCGGCTGGGTGAACGCCACCAATGACGGCGTAAGCCAGGCGATTAACGATCGCCGTATTGCGGCGGTGACCGTCACCGGCAGCGTGCGTGCCGGTGCGGCCATTGGCGCGCAGGCAGGAGCCGCGCTGAAAAAATGCGTTCTTGAGCTGGGTGGCTCCGACCCGTTTATCGTACTTAACGATGCCGACCTGGATCTTGCCGTGAAGGCGGCGGTTGCAGGTCGCTACCAGAACACCGGGCAGGTGTGCGCGGCGGCCAAACGTTTTATCGTTGAGGAGGGGATCGCAGAGACCTTTACCCGCCGCTTCGTTGACGCCGTCGCCGCGTTAAAGATGGGCGCGCCGGAAGAAGAAGATAACTATCTGGGCCCGATGGCGCGTTTTGACCTGCGCGATGAACTGCATCAGCAGGTGCAGGCCACCCTGGCCGAAGGGGCAACGCTGCTGCTGGGCGGAGAGAAAATCAGCGGAGAGGGTAATTACTACGCGCCAACCGTGCTGTCGAACGTCACCCCGTCGATGACGGCGTTCCGCCAGGAACTGTTTGGTCCGGTCGCGGCCGTTACGGTAGCAAAAGACGCGGAGCACGCCCTGACGCTTGCCAACGACAGCGACTTTGGCCTGTCCGCCACCGTCTTTACCGCTGACGCAGCGCTTGCGGATAAATTCTCCCGCGAACTGGAGTGCGGCGGGGTGTTTATCAACGGCTTTAGCGCCAGCGACGCGCGCGTGGCCTTCGGCGGCGTGAAGAAAAGCGGCTTTGGTCGCGAGCTTTCCCATTTTGGCCTGCACGAGTTCTGCAACGTGCAAACGGTCTGGAAGGATCGCGTGTAATTTATCGCCCGCCTGTGATTTCGGCCCTCATCACGAGGGCCGTTGTCATTTATCTGCAATGGTTCTGTCATTTTCATTTCGTAGACTCGCACGCGTCTAACGTATTGTTAATGAAGATAATTATGAACCTAACGCAAATTTTTCGCCGTATTGCGCAGCGTCTCACCCCTCGTCACTTTGGCCTGCTGACGGGTATCTTTTGCATTATTGGCCTTTTCTCCGCGCTGCAGCTCTCCTCCTCATTCCTGCTTAACGCCTCCCTGAACGACGCCCAGCGCAACGAGCAGCAAAACCTGCTGGCCTGGCAGCAGCAGAGCAAGCTGGATCTGGCCCGCGTTTCCCTGCTGGCGGCAAGCGACCTGCTTAACCGGTCCGGCGTCTGGTTTATGCAGGATAAAGAGACCGGCTCCGACGGGAGCTGGCACAGCCTGATGGACGATGCGCAAAAGGCGCTGGCGGTTTCTCAGCAGGCGTGGAAGGCCTGGCTGGCGCTGAATCCGCCGAAAGACGATGCCCTGGTGAACAGCTATCAGCTTTTTTACGGCGCGATCAACGAGCAGGCTGAAGGTCTGATTAAGACCAACACCATCGACGCGTTTTTTGCCGTACCGGCTCAGGCGTTTCAGTCTGATTTTAACGACAACTATGCGCGCTATCAGCAGGCAAGCGAGAAGCAGGCCATGCAGGGACGCCAGAGCTTAATGGCGCAGCTCTCCGGCCTGCAAACGTTGTTCCTGTTTGCGCCGGTGCTGCTGCTTGCCATCGCGATTGTTGTTTGGTTCGGCATGTCCAGATGGGTGATTACGCCGCTGCGTCGATTGATTGCGCATATTAACCGGCTGGCGGCAGGGGATCTCTCCGGCACGCCGCCGAAGGTCATGCGCTTCAACCGGGAGATAGGTCAGCTTAGCGACAGTATTGCGACGATGCAGCACGGTCTGCAGCAGCTGGTGACGCAGGTCAGCCATGCCACCGCAACGATGGTGGAGAACATTGACTCCCTTGCGGAGGGTAACCAGAAGCTGTATCAGCAGTCAGCGCGCCAGGCGAAAGAGCTTGAGGATGTGACGGCGCATATCGCGGCGCTGGAAAGCCATGTGGAAGGGAATACCGGCTATGCCAGGCTCGCCAGCTCGAGGGCCGATGAAGCGCGGCATGCGGCCGCGGGC encodes the following:
- the ptrR gene encoding putrescine utilization regulator PtrR, whose amino-acid sequence is MDLTQLEMFNAVALTGSITQAAQKVHRVPSNLTTRIRQLEADLGVELFIRENQRLRLSPAGHNFLRYSRQILALVDEARMVVAGDEPQGLFALGALESTAAVRIPETLAQFNQRYPRIQFALSTGPSGTMIDGVQEGTLSAAFVDGPLSHPELEGMPVYREEMMLVTPAGHAEVTRATQVSGSDVYAFRANCSYRRHLESWFHADRATPGRIHEMESYHGMLACVIAGAGIALMPRSMLESMPGHHQVEAWPLAENWRWLTTWLVWRRGAMTRQLEAFIALLNERLQPAPSP
- a CDS encoding GNAT family N-acetyltransferase, which encodes MYSITSESARHPDILNLIAALDRYQSELYPAESNHLLDLSALPEASLILMVIRDQQLHAVGCGAIVLNGDGTGEMKRVYIDPAHRGQHLGETLLAALEDEALSRHCHTVRLETGIKQRAAVRLYEQCGYDLRPAFAPYAEDPLSLFMEKALVEDVRLAAL
- a CDS encoding methyl-accepting chemotaxis protein; this translates as MNLTQIFRRIAQRLTPRHFGLLTGIFCIIGLFSALQLSSSFLLNASLNDAQRNEQQNLLAWQQQSKLDLARVSLLAASDLLNRSGVWFMQDKETGSDGSWHSLMDDAQKALAVSQQAWKAWLALNPPKDDALVNSYQLFYGAINEQAEGLIKTNTIDAFFAVPAQAFQSDFNDNYARYQQASEKQAMQGRQSLMAQLSGLQTLFLFAPVLLLAIAIVVWFGMSRWVITPLRRLIAHINRLAAGDLSGTPPKVMRFNREIGQLSDSIATMQHGLQQLVTQVSHATATMVENIDSLAEGNQKLYQQSARQAKELEDVTAHIAALESHVEGNTGYARLASSRADEARHAAAGGDRMMSTVNASMQAIVDRSSEMRGIVAMIDSVAFQTNILALNAAIEAAHAGNQGRGFAVVAREVGLLARKSSHSTQTIQELINRSLQGIEDGSRAVNLMEENLQQVTGLVGNLSSLLNEISTATLSQGDSIHQMTRQLQALNQVSRQTDLLVSDASDASERLQKQSDLLLQAVSRFRLSA
- a CDS encoding PhzF family phenazine biosynthesis protein, whose amino-acid sequence is MQEIDFYLVDAFSDKTFGGNAAAVCPLEEWLPDETLLKMAQQHNQSETAFFVRTDGGFELRWFTTLDEINLCGHATLAASHVIFEYLDYPHTEITFTTRFVGELTVKRSGDWLTLNFPAWSTEVVENPPEALFSALGITAAKEVRVGRDYMVVLESQQQVEALTPDIGAMLPLDKMVCVTAPGEEYDFVSRFFCPGEGVPEDPVTGSAHSMLIPYWSEKLGKTSLNARQVSYRGGDLRCELKGDRVLIGGQATLYMKGRIFLR
- the sad gene encoding succinate-semialdehyde dehydrogenase; this translates as MKYSSATHALSVNPATGETLGAFAWAAPEEVERAISQSDAGYHQWRRESVSHRAQKLRDLGAALRNRAEEMAQTISREMGKPILQARAEVTKSAGLCDWYAEHGPAMLRAEPTLVENHNAVIEYRPLGPILAVMPWNFPLWQVLRGAVPILLAGNSYLLKHAPNVLGSADLIAQIFADAGFPEGVFGWVNATNDGVSQAINDRRIAAVTVTGSVRAGAAIGAQAGAALKKCVLELGGSDPFIVLNDADLDLAVKAAVAGRYQNTGQVCAAAKRFIVEEGIAETFTRRFVDAVAALKMGAPEEEDNYLGPMARFDLRDELHQQVQATLAEGATLLLGGEKISGEGNYYAPTVLSNVTPSMTAFRQELFGPVAAVTVAKDAEHALTLANDSDFGLSATVFTADAALADKFSRELECGGVFINGFSASDARVAFGGVKKSGFGRELSHFGLHEFCNVQTVWKDRV